A portion of the Lysinibacillus timonensis genome contains these proteins:
- a CDS encoding uracil-DNA glycosylase, producing the protein MSDFCSVWPEDPTPDHLKNCSECGLDKHGSRMVWGEGNPQAPIIVLLDNPGAREDREHKPFVCGTRQTLQRAAHEAGLTVDDIYVTYVLKRKPTKTYDKVKTRQICMNHFKQQLQSLKPRLIFCLGNVSVQSFFGNSEVDVKTLRGQFHTVHGYRTAVAYHPLAVRRRPNLWPLFSEDWRLLANYYLENKNH; encoded by the coding sequence TTGTCTGATTTTTGCTCAGTATGGCCAGAAGATCCGACACCGGATCACTTGAAAAATTGCAGTGAATGCGGATTAGACAAACATGGCTCACGGATGGTTTGGGGGGAAGGTAATCCACAAGCTCCCATTATCGTCTTATTAGACAATCCCGGTGCAAGAGAAGATCGGGAACATAAACCGTTTGTTTGCGGGACAAGACAAACATTGCAACGTGCAGCGCATGAAGCAGGACTAACTGTTGACGACATATATGTCACCTATGTCTTAAAAAGAAAGCCTACAAAGACATACGACAAAGTAAAAACTAGACAAATATGTATGAATCACTTTAAACAACAATTACAATCATTAAAACCTCGGTTAATATTCTGTCTTGGGAATGTTTCTGTACAATCATTCTTCGGTAATTCAGAAGTAGATGTTAAAACTTTAAGAGGACAATTTCATACTGTTCATGGTTACCGAACTGCAGTAGCTTACCACCCATTAGCTGTAAGGAGACGACCAAATTTGTGGCCCCTATTTTCAGAGGACTGGAGACTATTAGCTAATTATTATCTTGAAAACAAAAATCACTAA
- a CDS encoding spore coat protein, with amino-acid sequence MSNLPGNPNGIPNKAVDLLVSEILRKNGVNVDQAKRKISDEQKMALKELVEELSMQVDAFVNQSSNSKNDKK; translated from the coding sequence GTGAGCAATTTACCTGGAAATCCAAATGGAATTCCTAACAAAGCTGTCGATTTACTAGTTAGTGAAATTCTTCGTAAAAATGGCGTAAATGTTGATCAAGCCAAAAGAAAAATTTCTGATGAACAAAAAATGGCTCTTAAAGAATTGGTAGAAGAGTTAAGCATGCAAGTAGATGCATTTGTGAATCAATCTTCTAATTCAAAAAATGATAAGAAATAA
- a CDS encoding spore coat protein, whose amino-acid sequence MPGKKWRALDHCHDNSNNNADVAQENAQVAKVKQESYEWIIVRDSEDVKVHTTDTQVALSLQLAIQAALAAVISITIGDNDQGNAVSQDLRQFMKTKQRNSQKTIIEGSKCVTVNTNDTDIAVNIQAMLQILLAFVGKLDVL is encoded by the coding sequence AGCGTTAGATCATTGTCATGATAACAGCAATAATAATGCTGATGTAGCACAGGAAAATGCACAAGTTGCTAAAGTAAAACAAGAGTCTTACGAATGGATTATTGTTAGAGATTCTGAAGATGTAAAAGTACACACAACTGATACACAAGTTGCCCTTTCTTTACAACTAGCAATTCAAGCTGCACTTGCAGCAGTCATCAGTATTACAATTGGTGATAATGATCAAGGAAATGCAGTATCACAGGACTTAAGACAATTTATGAAAACGAAACAACGTAATTCACAGAAAACGATAATCGAGGGCTCAAAATGCGTTACTGTTAATACAAATGATACTGACATAGCTGTTAATATTCAAGCAATGCTTCAAATCTTGTTAGCATTCGTTGGTAAGTTGGATGTTTTATAA
- a CDS encoding formate/nitrite transporter family protein encodes MMDYNPKEIAEITIRNGASKAAMSLSSLFYLGFLGGAFIALGFLACIRMIGTAPVEWGSYATFLGASVFPLGLILIILGGGELVTGNMMTVSMALFAKKVTYLQLMRNWFWVTLFNLVGALFVAYFFGHFIGLTEGDFLRSTVNSATAKVNATFWEAFVSGIGCNWLVAMAVWLSTGSKSVIGKILGVWFPIMSFVLIGFQHVVANMFIIPAAIFAGHLSWLEFMTNIIPVFLGNTVGATVFVSMFYFNTFRKHLV; translated from the coding sequence TTGATGGACTATAATCCAAAAGAAATTGCTGAAATCACCATTCGGAATGGAGCGAGTAAGGCAGCTATGTCGCTTTCATCTCTGTTCTATTTAGGGTTTCTTGGGGGAGCATTTATTGCATTAGGATTTCTTGCATGTATTCGTATGATTGGTACAGCACCAGTAGAATGGGGAAGTTATGCAACGTTTTTAGGTGCAAGTGTCTTTCCGTTGGGCTTGATTTTAATCATACTTGGCGGCGGTGAATTGGTAACGGGTAATATGATGACTGTAAGCATGGCTTTGTTTGCTAAAAAAGTTACATATCTGCAGTTAATGAGAAATTGGTTCTGGGTTACACTGTTTAATTTAGTTGGAGCTCTTTTTGTTGCATATTTCTTCGGCCATTTTATTGGACTGACAGAGGGAGACTTTTTAAGAAGTACAGTAAATTCAGCTACTGCAAAAGTGAACGCAACTTTTTGGGAAGCTTTCGTATCCGGAATCGGTTGTAATTGGCTAGTAGCGATGGCGGTCTGGCTATCTACTGGCTCAAAATCAGTTATAGGAAAGATATTAGGTGTATGGTTTCCGATTATGTCTTTTGTGTTAATTGGCTTTCAACATGTTGTCGCAAATATGTTTATTATCCCAGCGGCTATTTTTGCAGGTCATCTGTCTTGGTTAGAATTTATGACTAACATTATTCCGGTCTTTTTAGGAAATACTGTTGGCGCTACCGTATTTGTAAGCATGTTTTATTTTAATACTTTTAGAAAGCACTTAGTTTAA